The following DNA comes from Paenibacillus crassostreae.
AAATATACGAGATCATTGCCGATGCCTTAGGTGTGAAACTCAATGCTGTTCATGTGTCATCCGAATTTCTTGCTGCATGTAGTAAAGAAGATTATAGAGGCGGATTACTTGGAGATAAGGCTAACTCAGTTGTATTCGATAATTCTAAATTAAAGAGACTTGTTCCGGAATTCGTTGCGACTACCCGGTTAGATCAAGGAATTAAGCAGACAGTGGAATACATTCTAGCGCATTCTGAATATCAAATGGAAGATCAGGAGTTTGATGTTTGGTGTGATAAAGTTGTTGGCGCACTGAACACTGCTTTGATCACCATAATGGAATAGAAAGATAATAAGAAGAAGCCTTAGTCCTAAACTATATAGGACTAAGGCTTTTTTAAAAATATAAGAAAGTATAAGTTTTACGCTATACTTTATATCTTATATTTCTCGCTTAAACACTTACCGTCCTTATAAGGACGCCGAAGGCGTTTATGCTTGATTTATTAAATAACCTAAGATATCAGGCTTAATTGACTATTCATGTGAAGGGAGATTCACTTCATTCTCATCATCAAATGTTAAATCCTCAACTGGTAATGACTCATTCTCACCATGTGTTGGCTTCCGTAGATTGAAGAATACTTTAATACAGAAGAACACGAATGCGATAACACCAATTAAGAAGATGGTATCTGGGACGGATCGGAATAATAAGAAATTCTGAACGGTCTCATTACCGAAATATGTTAGTGGATCACGTGATACCCAATAACCATCATCATATGCCATTTTAAATTGGATGAATCCTATAGGTAACAAGGTAACGAACACCATGCCTGCTAATCCTATATTTAATGTCCAGCAGATAAACTTCAGAAGCTTATCATTCCAAGCCTTTGGATTAACGACATTTCTTAAGGCGTATAGAACTAGAGCAATCGCGAACATTCCATATACACCCATCATGGCAGCATGCGCGTGTGCAGGTGTTAATTGCTGACCATGCTCGAAATAGTTGACCGCAGGCAGGTTGATTAAGAATCCTAATACACCGGCACCAACTAGATTCCAAAGCGCAGTAGAAATGAGGAACCAGAAGGTTGATTTGTATGGGAAGTCTACACCACCATCACGCAACATTTTATATTGTTGATACGCATCAAGAATCAATAAAGTTAGCGGTATAATTTCTAGGGCTGAGAAGACAGCACCGATAGCAATCCAGACTTCTGCAGAACCATTATAGTAATAATGATGTCCAATTCCGAGTACACCCGCACCTAAGATAAGGATGATTTGGAAGTACAACGCTTTAATCGTTGAAGACTTCGTTACCAGTTTCATTTGTACTAATAAGAAACCGATCAAGACAACCGCGAATACTTCGAAAATACCTTCAACCCATAGATGGACAATCCACCAACGCCAGTAATCCGACATCGTGTAGCTAGTACCGGGTTGAATTAAGAAAGCGGCGAAGTAGAATAACGGAACACCAATTGCAGCATAGAACACAAGGTGAATAAGTCCACCCCGATCGGGTTCACGTTTCAACGAACTCTTAATCCCTCTAAAGATAATAAATAACCAAAGTAGCATACCAGCGGCAAGTAAATACTGCCAGAAGCGTCCTAACTCTAAGTATTCCCATCCTTGGTGACCAAGTAGGAACCAGAGATTTCCTAAATATCCGTTGATACCTAACCATTCACCGATAAGACTTCCGAACACAATGACTACTAATGCCCAGAATAGAATATCTACTAAAAGTCCTTGGCGTTTAGGCTCACGTCCACCAGCAATTGGAGTTATATAGATACCTACACCTAACCAAGCGGTCGCGATCCAGAAGATTGCCAATTGGAGATGGGCACCCTTTGCGAAGCTAAATGGTAATAAATCAACAATCCATTCCATTCCGAAGAAACCAGTGGGTTCAGTATAATAATGAGCTAAAAATGCTCCAAACATAACTTGAACAAAGAATAGTATCGCTACGACTACGAAAAACTTCACTGATTTTACTTGTGATATTGTGACAGGTATAGCATTTAAATTTATTCTCGGGAAATTATCAGCGGTATAAGACTCTTTCATCTCCAAATGATACCGACGAAATAAAAAGAATACTAATGCCATAACTAAAGATAACACCGTAATACTTACACCACTCCAAAGAACAGAGGAGTAAGTCATCACGTTTCCAGCATCTTCATAGTAAGGCCAGTTATTCGTGTATGAGAATGTTTCACCTGGGCGTTCAGTACTTGATAACCAAGCTGTCCAGAAGAAGAAATCAGATATTTGAGTGATTTGATCGCCTTCAGCTACCCATTTACGGCTTGTTTCAGGCATATGATCTTCTTGGATAAGATTGGCGGGTAATGCCCAGCCATCACCTTCAGTGAATACGATTCGATAAAAGGCTCTAACTTGTTCGACACCATACACTTGAGCATCGGTTAAGACCAGGGTGTCGGTATCATCATTATAGCGATTCTCTCGCAACTCAGTGGTTACCTTGTCACGAATGACCGCTTGTTTGTCTACAGTTAGTTCAGCAAATGAGATCACACCTTCTTGCATTGCATAGAAGTTTTGCATTTCCTCAGTGTAGACTTTCAAGGCTTCAGCAGTATAGTCTGGACCCATGTACGAGCCGTTCCCTAGTACTGTTCCGTAATCCATTAAAGCATATTTTTGGAAAACAGCTTGACCTCCTTGAATGGTGTCCTTTGTCATAATAACTTCACCAGCAGTATCGGTTACAACAGGTCGCGGTGCTTCCGTCTTAAATATCCAATACCCTCCAACTAATAGAACGGTGAAGACAAGTATTAAGGTTGCGATACAGATCGATTTAATAAAACTGTAGGCTGTCTTTTTTGGCTTATTCACTTGATTCATACTAGGCTTCTTAAATTTCACTTCAAACACTCCTTTCAATACTTTATCTCAAACCGGATCATCTCTTTATTTCCTCTCCATTATATGATAATGATTATCAATGAAAATTGATCCAGATCAATTTTTCTGTAATTTCGACATAAATAAGAATTTTTTCACAAAGTATTCCAAAAAAATAACAGCTCCAGAGCATGGTAGCCTGGAGCTGTTGACTTATATGATTATAGAGCTTCTTTAATCACTTTCTTATAATGGAACACGGATAGTATGCCGAAAATCGAGTATAGAGCCGTGTATAGTACCATAACGATTACCATCGGTGTCCAGAGCTCTGTACCAAAGAAGAACCACCCTGATTGGACTGCAAAATAGCTATGGAGAAGACCAACAACTAATGGAATTCCAAAATTGAATATCTGTTTCCTTTGTATTCCTCTGATCAAGTCTCCTTGTGTGAAACCAAGTTTTCGAAGAATGGTATAACTCGCTTTCTCATCTTCACTCTCATCCATCTGTTTAAAGTAGAGAATACAGCCGGATGTAATTAGGAAGGTTAACCCTAAGAAACCTACAATGAACATGATTAGCCCCATATTCTGCTTCTGGTTGTTACTGTATTGAAGCTGAGAAGCATATGAGTTCTTATCGCTAAAGCCGATCTCATGGAAAAGCTCATTAGCTTCTTTGTTTTGAGCAGAATTCTTCAAATCAATTCCGATATATAGAGATGATGTCTCTTGAATAGCCGGATCTAAATCAAGCCTTAATCGTTGGAATACGGCATCATCTACAATAGCCACCGGTAAGCCACCACCTGTGAAATACGATGATAGGACACTTTCTTTCTTTAATCCTATATATTGTTGCGGAATGACTTCATGTTGACCCTTGAATTCAATAGGCCCAGAGTTCTTGAAAGATATAAATTGTTGTAACGCACTACTCTCCCCAGTGAAAAGGGACTCGTCTTCAGACAAGGTTACACCCGTAATAGATTGTTCACTTATGACGGGCATCCTCATTGTGTGAAGGCCGAGCATCGATTTCGCTGCATCTATATCCATGATGGACTCGAGATTAACTTCCACTTGAATGACATCTATGATCTGTTCGGTATATAGAATATTATGACTGTCTAATGCTGCCTTGAATTGCTCGGCACCTTCAATATCGGTAATAGCGAAATCTGAAGGAGAAGCCACTTTCGCTGACATCTCTGCGGAGTAGTAGGAGATATAGGTTAAGCATAATAATCCTATAGCCAGGGCAGATACAGTCGTGATAATGGTTAATATTAAGGCATTGGATTTCATGCGAAACATAATGGATGAAAGGGACAATACCTCATTAATATTTAGGTAACCATTTTTCCTTTTTCGTATGATATTAAAGATAAAACGGACAGATCCTTTGTAGAAAAGATAGGTTCCAATGATGACGGAAGCCAGAATAATGATCATTGCGGAGAATAATTCAGTTATCGTTACGAAATCTCCACCAAACAACTTCGAAGAAATATAATACCCTACAATGATCAATAGGATGCCAGCAATACCGATGCTCATTTCAAGGAAGGAAATCTTTTTCACTGTAACTTCTGTTGTTGATCTCACTCTAAATAAGGATAGAATACTCTGTCTCTTAATAAATGTGTAATTCATCAACATAATGAAGAGATAGATCACAACGAATACAATACATGTTTGGATCAGTGCTTCGAAAGAGAATTGAAGTGTTGCGATCGCTTCTACACCTATAATCTTAAATAAGATCATGATGATTAACTTGGAAACAGAGAATCCTACTAAGATCCCTATGATGATGGAACCGAAATAAAAGATTAAATTCTCAGCCGTAAGGATACGGAAAATCTTGTTTTTGGTCATCCCGATTAATTGGAATAATCCAATTTCTTTACTGCGTCTTTTAATAAAGATAGTATTTGCATACAACAGAAAAATGGAGACAATAGCCACAAGGAGAACGGATGCTGTTTTAATTGCTGCGGCTCCTTTTACAGACCCTTCTGCAGGATCCATAGATGGATCATACTGTAACGTAACAAATGCGAAATAAAGCGCTGCACTAAAGATTAAGGCAAAGACATAGAGATAGTAATTCTTCAGATTTTTCTTCAGACTGCGGAAGATGAGTTGATTAATGCTCATTCTGCACACCACCTAATACACCTTGCGTTTTCATAATGTCTTTAAAGAAGTCCTGTCTCGTTTCTTCCCCTTTATTTAATTGCGTATAGATTTGTCCGTCTTTGATAAAAATGACTCTACTGCAATAGCTAGCTGCTACAGGATCATGAGTCACCATAATGATCGTAGCATTTCTTTTCTGATTGAGTTCGCTCATTTTGTTTAATAAATCGGATGCGGATTTAGAATCAAGTGCCCCTGTAGGTTCATCTGCAAAAATTATACTTGGTTCATGAATAAATGCTCGTGCAGCGGATGTACGCTGTTTTTGACCTCCGGAAATTTCATTGGGGTATTTATCTTTGAGATCGAAAATGCCCAGTTCTGTTGCGACCTCTTTAAATTTCAGATTAGCCTCTTTCTTAGGTGTCTTGGTGATCGATAGTGGTAACAGGATATTTTCCTTCACTGTCAGTGTGTCTAATAGATTATATTCCTGAAAAATAAAGCCTAAATTATTCTTTCGAAATTCAGCCAACTGCTTTTCTTTCATTCCTGAAATTTCAGTTCCTTCAATTTTGATCGTTCCATGACTTATCTTATCAATAGAAGATAGTACATTAAGTAATGTCGTCTTCCCTGATCCTGACGCACCCATAATACTCACGAATTCTCCCTGTTCAATGCTGATATCAAGACCACTCAATACCTCTTGCTTATTGAACTTATTACCGTAGCTTTTATGTAGCTTATTTGCTTCTAAAATAA
Coding sequences within:
- a CDS encoding nitric-oxide reductase large subunit — translated: MNQVNKPKKTAYSFIKSICIATLILVFTVLLVGGYWIFKTEAPRPVVTDTAGEVIMTKDTIQGGQAVFQKYALMDYGTVLGNGSYMGPDYTAEALKVYTEEMQNFYAMQEGVISFAELTVDKQAVIRDKVTTELRENRYNDDTDTLVLTDAQVYGVEQVRAFYRIVFTEGDGWALPANLIQEDHMPETSRKWVAEGDQITQISDFFFWTAWLSSTERPGETFSYTNNWPYYEDAGNVMTYSSVLWSGVSITVLSLVMALVFFLFRRYHLEMKESYTADNFPRINLNAIPVTISQVKSVKFFVVVAILFFVQVMFGAFLAHYYTEPTGFFGMEWIVDLLPFSFAKGAHLQLAIFWIATAWLGVGIYITPIAGGREPKRQGLLVDILFWALVVIVFGSLIGEWLGINGYLGNLWFLLGHQGWEYLELGRFWQYLLAAGMLLWLFIIFRGIKSSLKREPDRGGLIHLVFYAAIGVPLFYFAAFLIQPGTSYTMSDYWRWWIVHLWVEGIFEVFAVVLIGFLLVQMKLVTKSSTIKALYFQIILILGAGVLGIGHHYYYNGSAEVWIAIGAVFSALEIIPLTLLILDAYQQYKMLRDGGVDFPYKSTFWFLISTALWNLVGAGVLGFLINLPAVNYFEHGQQLTPAHAHAAMMGVYGMFAIALVLYALRNVVNPKAWNDKLLKFICWTLNIGLAGMVFVTLLPIGFIQFKMAYDDGYWVSRDPLTYFGNETVQNFLLFRSVPDTIFLIGVIAFVFFCIKVFFNLRKPTHGENESLPVEDLTFDDENEVNLPSHE
- a CDS encoding FtsX-like permease family protein, with protein sequence MSINQLIFRSLKKNLKNYYLYVFALIFSAALYFAFVTLQYDPSMDPAEGSVKGAAAIKTASVLLVAIVSIFLLYANTIFIKRRSKEIGLFQLIGMTKNKIFRILTAENLIFYFGSIIIGILVGFSVSKLIIMILFKIIGVEAIATLQFSFEALIQTCIVFVVIYLFIMLMNYTFIKRQSILSLFRVRSTTEVTVKKISFLEMSIGIAGILLIIVGYYISSKLFGGDFVTITELFSAMIIILASVIIGTYLFYKGSVRFIFNIIRKRKNGYLNINEVLSLSSIMFRMKSNALILTIITTVSALAIGLLCLTYISYYSAEMSAKVASPSDFAITDIEGAEQFKAALDSHNILYTEQIIDVIQVEVNLESIMDIDAAKSMLGLHTMRMPVISEQSITGVTLSEDESLFTGESSALQQFISFKNSGPIEFKGQHEVIPQQYIGLKKESVLSSYFTGGGLPVAIVDDAVFQRLRLDLDPAIQETSSLYIGIDLKNSAQNKEANELFHEIGFSDKNSYASQLQYSNNQKQNMGLIMFIVGFLGLTFLITSGCILYFKQMDESEDEKASYTILRKLGFTQGDLIRGIQRKQIFNFGIPLVVGLLHSYFAVQSGWFFFGTELWTPMVIVMVLYTALYSIFGILSVFHYKKVIKEAL
- a CDS encoding ABC transporter ATP-binding protein — translated: MIILEANKLHKSYGNKFNKQEVLSGLDISIEQGEFVSIMGASGSGKTTLLNVLSSIDKISHGTIKIEGTEISGMKEKQLAEFRKNNLGFIFQEYNLLDTLTVKENILLPLSITKTPKKEANLKFKEVATELGIFDLKDKYPNEISGGQKQRTSAARAFIHEPSIIFADEPTGALDSKSASDLLNKMSELNQKRNATIIMVTHDPVAASYCSRVIFIKDGQIYTQLNKGEETRQDFFKDIMKTQGVLGGVQNEH